One Eubacteriales bacterium mix99 genomic window carries:
- the ugpC gene encoding sn-glycerol-3-phosphate ABC transporter ATP-binding protein UgpC, which translates to MSSVTLKNIYKVYEGGVTAVSDFSLDIADKEFIVLVGPSGCGKSTTLRMVAGLEEITEGELYIGDKLMNDVAPKDRDIAMVFQNYALYPHMTVYDNMAFGLKLRKTPKADIDRRVKEAARILDIEHLLNRKPKALSGGQRQRVALGRAIVREPKVFLMDEPLSNLDAKLRVQMRTEITKLHNRLQTTFIYVTHDQTEAMTMGTRIVVMKDGFIQQVDTPQNLYDYPVNLFVGGFIGSPQMNLIPATLVKEGNDVYATFDENRIKVPEGKVKKFKDPSYIGKEVVMGIRPEDLHDEEIFLQSSTESTVKAYVDVVELMGSETYLYLNLAGNNVTARVDPRSTARQGDTIRIAMDSNHLHFFDKETEESILVR; encoded by the coding sequence ATGTCAAGTGTTACGCTTAAAAACATCTATAAGGTCTATGAAGGTGGCGTTACAGCAGTCAGCGATTTCAGCCTGGACATAGCCGATAAAGAGTTTATTGTTTTGGTTGGTCCTTCTGGATGTGGAAAGTCGACTACACTGAGAATGGTCGCCGGTTTGGAAGAGATCACCGAAGGTGAATTGTACATTGGCGACAAACTGATGAATGATGTCGCTCCCAAAGACCGGGACATTGCAATGGTGTTTCAGAACTATGCTCTGTATCCTCATATGACCGTATACGACAACATGGCTTTCGGCTTGAAACTGCGAAAGACTCCAAAAGCTGATATTGACCGCCGTGTAAAGGAAGCAGCACGGATTCTTGACATAGAGCACCTGCTCAACAGAAAACCAAAGGCGCTGTCCGGCGGGCAAAGACAGAGAGTTGCGTTGGGGCGTGCCATTGTCCGTGAGCCCAAGGTGTTCCTGATGGATGAGCCTCTTTCCAACTTGGATGCAAAGCTGAGAGTTCAGATGAGGACGGAGATTACCAAGCTCCACAACAGGTTGCAGACAACCTTCATTTATGTTACCCATGACCAGACGGAAGCCATGACAATGGGTACCCGCATTGTTGTTATGAAAGATGGATTCATTCAACAGGTTGACACGCCTCAGAATCTGTATGATTATCCCGTGAATCTGTTTGTTGGCGGTTTCATCGGAAGCCCCCAGATGAACCTCATTCCTGCCACTCTTGTTAAGGAAGGCAATGATGTTTATGCGACATTTGACGAAAACAGGATAAAGGTGCCGGAGGGCAAAGTAAAGAAATTCAAGGATCCGTCCTATATTGGCAAGGAAGTCGTCATGGGCATCCGCCCGGAAGATCTTCACGATGAGGAAATCTTCCTGCAGAGCTCAACGGAAAGCACTGTAAAGGCTTATGTGGATGTTGTGGAGCTTATGGGTTCGGAAACCTATCTTTATCTGAACCTTGCCGGTAACAACGTTACCGCAAGGGTAGATCCCAGATCCACTGCAAGACAGGGGGATACCATCCGCATCGCCATGGATTCCAACCACTTGCACTTTTTCGATAAGGAGACAGAGGAAAGCATCCTGGTTCGATAA
- a CDS encoding polysaccharide biosynthesis protein, translating into MKINRKSLLYGTLVLTIANFIVRLLGFVYRIVLSRLMGPQGMGLMQLVFPVFQIAITLTTAGLPTAISRLVSAKNARGDIRGIRHVVKTTLLLVTGVSIVITIAALCNLDGIAKNIIGDERARSALFVLFPCITVIGLGSSLKGFFYGIKEIHPPALAEIIEQLTRMALALSLLFLFASEANDSTKVAVTMLGTVFGELASLLFLHYRYYRTSKALYSARQPIPAKHEKILGTILAIALPITATRLINSLMNAVNSIMIPQRLTAGGMLREEAVGMYGILSGMVLPILFLPSAITNALTVVIIPDLSENLALKNWDEIRNKVSRAMLITCLTAFPCTALMASLGRPIGEILYHQPMAGTLLVPISYAIVFHAISHTCSGILNGLGKQTQGAVHFLIGNMIQILCSYFLLANPSIRVYGLLIGVFLNNDIVCICNLVAVLKTTRMPFRFPDWILKPGFSALLMALACSALHNNLGRLHIPVLTDLILSVVAGFITFFLSLWAVRGLPPELLKFGKKTAAE; encoded by the coding sequence TTGAAAATCAATAGGAAATCATTGCTTTATGGGACTCTGGTACTGACAATCGCCAATTTTATAGTCCGGCTGCTGGGTTTCGTCTATCGCATTGTACTCAGCCGGTTGATGGGCCCTCAGGGGATGGGCCTGATGCAGCTGGTTTTCCCTGTATTCCAGATTGCCATTACCCTGACGACTGCAGGTCTTCCCACCGCAATTTCCCGATTGGTATCTGCAAAAAATGCCAGGGGGGACATCCGGGGAATCCGGCATGTGGTAAAGACAACCCTTCTGCTGGTTACAGGAGTTTCCATTGTGATTACCATTGCCGCATTGTGCAATTTGGATGGGATCGCAAAAAATATTATCGGAGATGAGCGGGCAAGAAGTGCTCTTTTTGTTTTGTTTCCATGCATCACAGTTATTGGGCTGGGATCCTCCCTGAAAGGATTCTTTTATGGCATAAAGGAGATTCATCCCCCTGCATTGGCAGAGATCATCGAGCAGCTGACACGAATGGCCCTTGCGCTTTCTCTGCTCTTCCTGTTTGCCTCAGAGGCGAATGACTCCACAAAGGTTGCGGTTACCATGCTGGGAACGGTCTTTGGCGAACTTGCCAGCCTGCTGTTTCTGCATTACAGATATTATCGGACTTCAAAGGCATTGTATTCTGCCAGGCAGCCAATTCCAGCCAAACACGAAAAAATCCTTGGGACCATTCTGGCAATTGCCCTGCCGATCACCGCAACCCGCCTGATCAACTCCCTGATGAATGCCGTCAATTCCATCATGATTCCGCAGCGGCTGACCGCCGGCGGTATGCTCCGGGAAGAAGCAGTGGGAATGTACGGCATACTGTCCGGAATGGTCCTGCCCATATTGTTCCTGCCTTCTGCCATAACCAATGCCCTTACCGTGGTGATTATTCCCGACCTTTCGGAAAATCTGGCCCTGAAAAACTGGGATGAAATCCGCAACAAGGTATCCAGGGCAATGCTGATCACCTGTCTGACTGCCTTTCCGTGCACGGCACTGATGGCTTCCCTGGGAAGACCGATCGGGGAAATCCTGTATCATCAGCCCATGGCAGGCACCCTTTTGGTTCCCATTTCCTATGCCATTGTATTCCATGCAATTTCGCATACCTGCAGCGGTATTCTGAACGGTCTGGGCAAGCAGACTCAGGGGGCCGTCCATTTTCTGATCGGAAACATGATCCAGATTCTCTGCAGTTATTTCCTGTTGGCAAACCCGTCCATTCGGGTTTACGGTCTCTTGATCGGAGTCTTCCTCAATAATGATATCGTCTGCATCTGCAATCTTGTTGCCGTACTGAAAACCACCAGAATGCCATTCCGCTTTCCGGACTGGATTCTCAAACCCGGCTTTTCTGCCCTTCTGATGGCGCTTGCATGCAGCGCCCTGCATAATAATCTGGGGCGCCTTCACATCCCTGTTCTGACCGATCTGATCCTGTCCGTCGTGGCTGGCTTTATTACTTTTTTCCTTTCCCTTTGGGCCGTCAGGGGTCTGCCGCCGGAACTTCTGAAGTTTGGAAAGAAAACAGCAGCGGAATAA